A region from the Paenibacillus humicola genome encodes:
- the thrS gene encoding threonine--tRNA ligase → MAIQVKLPDGAVREYERGTTVEEVAGSISQGLKKNAIAGKVNGKVVDLYAPLEGDADVQILTVDTPEGLEVYRHSTAHLMAQAIKRLYGNTDVKLGIGPVIEDGFYYDIDMEQSLTPEDLTKIEKEMERIVQEDLPIRRRSVSREEAVDVFTELGDPLKLELIRDLPQDVEITIYDQGEFFDLCRGPHLPSTGRIKAFKLLSVAGAYWRGDSKNKMLQRIYGTAFPKKSQLDEHLHFLEEAKKRDHRKLGRELNMFTFSREVGQGLPLWLPNGAKLRRTLERYIVDLEDSLGYQHVYTPVLANVELYKTSGHWEHYSEDMFPLMALDNEELVLRPMNCPHHMMVYKSEMRSYRDLPVRIAELGTMHRYEMSGALTGLHRVRAMTLNDAHIFCRPDQIKDEFTRVIGLIRRVYEDFGIRDYRFRLSYRDPQDTEKYFPNDEMWEMSQRMLKEVAEELELPYFEAEGEAAFYGPKLDVQIKTALGKEETLSTAQLDFLLPERFELEYVGDDGKKHRPVVIHRGIISTMERMTAFLLENFAGALPLWLSPVQAKIIPVSTAYEAYAREVEDKLRAAGIRVESDLRNEKLGYKIREAQLEKMPYMFVVGDNEAQTGTVSVRKRGEGDLGGKPLDEMIGLLQEEIRSKTI, encoded by the coding sequence ATGGCCATTCAAGTAAAGCTGCCGGACGGCGCCGTCCGGGAATACGAGCGCGGCACGACCGTCGAGGAGGTCGCCGGCTCGATCAGCCAAGGGCTGAAGAAAAACGCGATCGCCGGTAAAGTAAACGGCAAGGTGGTGGACCTGTATGCGCCGCTCGAAGGCGATGCGGACGTCCAGATCCTGACCGTCGATACGCCGGAGGGGCTGGAGGTATACCGCCACAGCACCGCCCATTTAATGGCGCAGGCGATTAAACGGCTGTACGGCAACACGGACGTCAAGCTCGGTATCGGGCCGGTCATCGAGGACGGCTTTTATTACGATATCGACATGGAGCAGTCGCTGACGCCCGAGGATTTGACGAAGATCGAGAAGGAAATGGAGCGGATCGTACAGGAGGACCTGCCGATCCGCCGCCGCTCGGTCAGCCGCGAGGAAGCGGTCGACGTGTTCACCGAGCTCGGCGATCCGCTCAAGCTGGAGCTGATCCGCGATCTGCCGCAGGACGTCGAAATTACGATTTACGACCAGGGCGAGTTTTTCGATCTATGCCGCGGTCCCCATCTGCCGTCGACCGGGCGGATCAAAGCGTTCAAGCTGCTCAGCGTCGCAGGCGCCTACTGGCGCGGCGATTCCAAGAACAAAATGCTGCAGCGCATTTACGGTACGGCATTTCCGAAGAAATCGCAGCTCGACGAGCATCTGCATTTTCTCGAGGAAGCGAAGAAGCGCGACCACCGCAAGCTCGGCCGCGAGCTGAACATGTTCACCTTCTCGCGCGAGGTCGGTCAGGGGCTGCCGCTATGGCTGCCGAACGGCGCCAAGCTGCGCCGCACGCTGGAGCGGTACATCGTCGACCTCGAGGACAGCCTGGGCTATCAGCATGTTTATACGCCCGTACTTGCCAACGTCGAGCTGTACAAGACGAGCGGCCACTGGGAGCATTACAGCGAGGACATGTTCCCGCTTATGGCGCTCGATAACGAAGAGCTTGTCCTTCGGCCCATGAACTGCCCGCATCACATGATGGTTTACAAAAGCGAAATGCGCTCGTACCGCGACCTGCCGGTCCGGATCGCCGAGCTCGGCACGATGCACCGCTACGAAATGTCCGGCGCCTTGACGGGGCTGCACCGCGTTCGTGCGATGACGCTGAACGACGCGCACATTTTTTGCCGTCCCGACCAAATCAAAGACGAGTTCACGCGGGTTATCGGGCTCATTCGCCGCGTCTATGAGGATTTCGGCATCCGGGATTACCGTTTCCGCCTGTCGTACCGCGATCCGCAGGATACCGAGAAATATTTTCCGAACGATGAGATGTGGGAAATGTCGCAGCGAATGCTGAAGGAAGTCGCCGAGGAGCTCGAGCTGCCGTATTTCGAGGCTGAAGGCGAAGCCGCATTCTACGGTCCGAAGCTGGACGTACAGATCAAGACCGCGCTCGGCAAAGAGGAGACGCTGTCGACGGCGCAGCTCGATTTCCTGCTTCCCGAGCGGTTCGAGCTTGAATACGTCGGCGACGACGGCAAGAAGCACCGTCCGGTCGTCATTCACCGCGGTATCATAAGCACGATGGAACGGATGACGGCCTTCTTGCTGGAAAATTTTGCGGGCGCGCTGCCGTTATGGCTGTCCCCGGTGCAGGCGAAAATCATTCCCGTCTCGACCGCGTACGAGGCGTATGCCCGCGAAGTCGAAGACAAGCTTCGGGCCGCCGGCATTCGTGTCGAATCCGACCTTCGCAATGAGAAGCTCGGCTATAAAATCCGCGAGGCTCAGCTGGAAAAAATGCCGTACATGTTTGTCGTCGGCGATAACGAAGCGCAGACGGGCACCGTTTCGGTCCGGAAGCGCGGCGAAGGCGACTTGGGCGGCAAGCCGTTGGACGAAATGATCGGCCTCCTTCAGGAGGAGATCCGCAGCAAAACGATCTGA
- a CDS encoding putative sporulation protein YtxC — MEIFTVSIMSATYEAIDRLHGCLNEEFADLHSAAGLSGHSCSLEFSIDRPNKRIRCTAKQRSFNALEAGPFVMRKAANAFAEYILTELEPLLLKAIIRKQFHYEREDEIETIERYCAGLLSGGTQLSEETASEMRLDRDRRRNKVAAELELFLSGCPRIHLDGFVTFRLASYWEELREIAAYAVDEYVMDKQYQEFISLLKYFVRMQEVKLPIVHVLHKGGSEFALYDEQHRLIDSAPADRIVAEMLESEMNMEDMIVSTLITVSPQHIVIHTRQPDLQVMRTLETIFEQRVRLCTHCASCGEYFGESVAQPAKAAEPKPVLPAGSVRT, encoded by the coding sequence ATGGAAATCTTCACGGTATCGATCATGTCGGCCACTTATGAAGCGATTGATCGGCTGCACGGCTGTTTGAACGAGGAATTCGCCGATTTACATAGCGCAGCCGGGTTATCCGGACACTCTTGCTCGCTTGAATTTTCAATCGACCGTCCAAATAAACGCATTCGCTGCACCGCCAAGCAGCGCAGCTTCAATGCTCTCGAGGCCGGCCCGTTCGTGATGAGAAAAGCGGCGAACGCCTTCGCCGAATATATCCTCACCGAGCTCGAGCCGCTTCTGCTCAAGGCGATCATTCGCAAGCAGTTCCATTACGAGCGGGAGGACGAGATCGAGACGATTGAACGATACTGCGCCGGTCTGCTCAGCGGCGGCACGCAGCTCAGCGAGGAAACGGCTTCGGAGATGAGGCTCGACCGGGACCGCCGGCGCAACAAGGTCGCCGCCGAGCTGGAGCTTTTCTTAAGCGGCTGCCCGCGCATTCACCTGGACGGCTTTGTCACGTTCCGCCTGGCTTCTTATTGGGAGGAGCTGCGCGAAATCGCGGCCTATGCGGTCGACGAATACGTCATGGATAAGCAGTACCAGGAATTTATATCGCTGCTCAAATATTTTGTGCGGATGCAGGAGGTCAAGCTTCCGATCGTCCACGTCCTGCATAAGGGCGGAAGCGAGTTCGCCTTGTACGACGAGCAGCACCGGCTGATCGACTCGGCTCCCGCGGACCGGATCGTAGCCGAAATGCTCGAGTCGGAAATGAATATGGAGGATATGATCGTCAGCACCCTGATTACCGTTTCGCCTCAGCATATTGTCATTCACACCCGGCAGCCGGATTTGCAGGTGATGCGCACGCTGGAAACGATTTTCGAGCAGCGCGTGCGGCTGTGTACGCATTGCGCCAGCTGCGGCGAATACTTCGGCGAAAGCGTCGCGCAGCCGGCGAAGGCGGCGGAGCCGAAGCCCGTTTTGCCCGCCGGAAGCGTTCGGACTTGA
- a CDS encoding sensor domain-containing diguanylate cyclase: MDYETLDFKRSRWNRTLLNGFWSILLLSIFLECLYLTITELPTGAFILHFMVLPFLLQLGTLLAAETALRLLSDKFQDYVIILTSTLLAFIIVDIHDSITYLLIALFLPVMVSIFYFHPKKLLIAYFNTLCSLYLIYWTNGAINSDITIVGMGTITVMFSVFTLIAWGILLRGRELMNHLKTYLETNQELLVQNVWMDKLSKTDALTELYNHMTFHEYFEKLIEQNDTNELSLQLAILDIDNFKQVNDTYGHRAGDAVLKCVAELIRSRVHANDFVARYGGEEFAILFTDKKMTESLHYIEQIRQEVMIVPHDALSGKPVTVSIGFGEYVPFEGKEAFFNRVDESLYRAKSSGKNRTVVAALPDEDGSSRLA, from the coding sequence ATGGATTACGAAACATTGGACTTTAAACGAAGTCGATGGAACCGAACGCTGCTGAACGGCTTTTGGTCGATATTACTGCTGTCGATTTTCCTGGAATGCCTTTATTTAACGATTACCGAATTGCCAACGGGCGCTTTCATACTTCATTTCATGGTGCTGCCATTTCTGCTGCAGCTTGGCACGCTCCTCGCCGCTGAAACCGCTTTACGGCTGCTTAGCGATAAATTTCAGGATTACGTCATCATACTCACCTCTACCCTGCTGGCCTTCATCATCGTCGATATCCACGATTCAATTACCTACCTACTGATCGCTTTATTTTTGCCGGTTATGGTATCGATTTTTTATTTTCATCCGAAAAAGCTCCTCATCGCCTACTTCAATACACTCTGCTCGCTTTACCTGATCTACTGGACCAACGGGGCGATCAATTCGGATATTACGATTGTCGGCATGGGGACGATCACGGTCATGTTTTCCGTTTTTACGCTGATCGCCTGGGGCATTTTGCTGCGCGGCCGCGAGCTGATGAATCACCTGAAAACGTATCTGGAAACGAACCAGGAGCTGCTGGTGCAAAATGTATGGATGGACAAGCTGTCCAAAACGGATGCGCTGACCGAGCTGTACAACCATATGACGTTTCACGAATATTTCGAGAAGCTGATCGAGCAGAACGACACGAACGAGCTTTCTCTTCAGCTTGCGATTCTCGATATCGACAACTTCAAGCAGGTGAACGATACGTACGGCCACCGGGCGGGAGATGCCGTGCTGAAATGCGTAGCGGAGCTCATTCGGAGCAGGGTGCACGCCAACGATTTCGTCGCGCGGTACGGCGGAGAAGAATTTGCGATCCTGTTTACCGATAAAAAAATGACGGAATCGCTCCATTACATCGAGCAAATCCGCCAGGAGGTCATGATCGTGCCGCACGACGCGCTGTCCGGCAAGCCGGTCACGGTCAGCATCGGATTCGGGGAATATGTGCCGTTCGAAGGAAAGGAAGCTTTTTTCAACCGGGTCGACGAATCGCTGTACCGGGCCAAAAGCAGCGGCAAAAACCGGACGGTCGTCGCCGCGCTGCCGGACGAGGACGGTTCGAGCCGGCTGGCCTGA
- the mqnC gene encoding cyclic dehypoxanthinyl futalosine synthase — MSSVDRILQDALNGRRLELEDVVALFESDEVEKMGHAANELMLRKHPEPITTFVVGRNINYTNVCDVYCRFCAFYRAPGSPEGYVLPNETILQKIRETVDVGGTEILMQGGTNPNLPFSYYLDLLREIKRHFPDITMHSFSPAEIHKMKAVSDGLSLEEVVRQLHEAGLDSLPGGGGEILDDRTRRKISRLKGSWTDWMDVMTTAHKLGMNTTATMVIGFGEEMEERALHLLRVREAQDACLRSGYPSKGFLAFIPWTFQPDNTNMKREKATPEEYLKTLAISRITLDNIDNFQSSWVTMGPDVGKLSLSYGCNDFGSTMIEENVVSAAGTTHKVNIELILQLIREAGKIPAQRNTRYEILKMYNETDGVERDFVMQN; from the coding sequence ATGAGCAGCGTGGACCGCATCCTGCAGGATGCGCTGAACGGGCGGCGTCTGGAGCTCGAAGACGTCGTCGCCTTGTTCGAATCCGATGAAGTCGAGAAAATGGGACATGCCGCCAACGAGCTGATGCTCCGGAAGCATCCGGAGCCGATTACGACGTTTGTTGTTGGCCGAAATATCAATTATACGAACGTTTGCGACGTTTATTGCCGGTTTTGCGCTTTTTACCGCGCGCCGGGCTCGCCGGAAGGCTATGTGCTGCCAAATGAGACAATTTTGCAAAAAATCCGGGAAACGGTTGATGTCGGCGGCACGGAGATTTTGATGCAGGGCGGTACGAATCCGAATTTGCCATTCTCCTATTATTTGGATTTGCTGCGCGAAATTAAGCGGCATTTCCCGGACATTACGATGCATTCGTTCTCGCCGGCCGAAATTCATAAGATGAAGGCCGTTTCGGACGGCTTGTCGCTCGAAGAGGTTGTGCGGCAGCTTCATGAAGCCGGTCTCGACTCGCTGCCTGGCGGCGGCGGGGAAATTCTCGACGACCGAACGCGGCGGAAGATCAGCCGGCTGAAAGGCTCTTGGACCGATTGGATGGACGTGATGACGACCGCGCACAAGCTTGGCATGAACACGACGGCGACGATGGTCATCGGCTTCGGCGAGGAGATGGAGGAGCGCGCGCTTCATCTGCTGCGCGTGAGGGAAGCGCAGGATGCGTGTTTGCGCAGCGGCTATCCCTCCAAAGGCTTCCTGGCCTTTATCCCGTGGACGTTCCAGCCGGACAATACGAACATGAAACGCGAGAAAGCGACGCCGGAGGAATATTTGAAGACGCTGGCAATCAGCCGCATCACGCTCGACAACATCGATAACTTCCAGTCGTCGTGGGTGACGATGGGGCCGGACGTCGGCAAGCTGTCGCTTTCTTACGGCTGCAACGATTTTGGCAGCACGATGATCGAGGAAAACGTCGTTTCCGCAGCGGGCACGACCCACAAGGTCAATATCGAGCTGATCCTGCAGCTGATCCGGGAAGCGGGCAAAATTCCGGCGCAGCGCAATACGCGGTACGAAATTTTAAAGATGTACAACGAGACGGACGGCGTCGAGCGCGATTTCGTCATGCAGAACTGA
- a CDS encoding MalY/PatB family protein: MKYDFDKMIDRRGTSSYKWDQSEKLFGNPDVLPLWVADMDFEAPREVTEAIKKRAEQGIYGYTFRPESYYEAVSGWLSRRHGWKVEHDWITSSPGVVPALSMIVMANTEPGDRIILQSPVYYPFYDVIQMNGRVVVDNPLLRKDGRYTIDFELLERQAAEGAKLLLLCSPHNPGGRVWTREELTRIGDICVRHGVLVIADEIHHDLVFRGHHHIPFASISDAFAQISFTCIATSKTFNLAGLQAASVIIPNDELRRKYNALLKALSLHMESYFGLTAVESAYTYGDEWLEQLLDYLEGNLNAMLDFMKTELPEIKVMKPEGTYMVWMDCRAISDRPEVLKKLMFEQAGVAFSEGSVFGRQGAGWLRVNLACPRSILTEGLERFGRAVRACLAER; encoded by the coding sequence ATCAAATACGATTTCGACAAGATGATCGACCGCCGGGGGACGAGCTCCTATAAATGGGACCAGTCGGAGAAGCTGTTCGGCAATCCCGACGTCCTTCCGCTATGGGTCGCGGATATGGATTTCGAGGCGCCCCGGGAAGTGACGGAGGCGATCAAGAAGCGGGCCGAGCAGGGCATATACGGCTACACGTTCCGTCCCGAGTCCTATTACGAGGCGGTGAGCGGCTGGCTTTCCCGCCGCCACGGCTGGAAGGTGGAGCACGACTGGATCACATCGAGCCCCGGCGTCGTGCCTGCGCTCAGCATGATCGTCATGGCCAACACCGAGCCGGGAGACCGGATCATTCTGCAGTCGCCGGTCTATTATCCGTTCTACGACGTCATCCAAATGAACGGGCGCGTTGTCGTCGACAACCCGCTCCTGCGGAAGGACGGCCGCTACACGATCGACTTCGAGCTGCTGGAGCGGCAGGCGGCGGAGGGGGCGAAGCTGCTGCTGCTATGCTCGCCGCACAATCCGGGCGGACGCGTCTGGACGCGCGAGGAATTGACGCGGATCGGCGACATTTGCGTAAGGCATGGCGTGCTGGTAATCGCCGACGAGATTCATCACGATCTTGTTTTCCGCGGGCATCATCACATACCGTTCGCCTCGATCTCGGACGCCTTTGCGCAAATCTCGTTCACCTGCATCGCCACGAGCAAAACGTTCAATCTTGCCGGTCTGCAGGCGGCATCGGTAATCATTCCGAACGATGAGCTGCGCCGCAAATACAATGCCCTGCTGAAGGCGCTGTCACTCCATATGGAAAGCTATTTCGGACTTACCGCTGTCGAATCGGCCTATACGTACGGCGACGAATGGCTGGAGCAGCTGCTTGATTACCTGGAAGGCAACCTGAATGCCATGCTTGATTTTATGAAAACGGAGCTGCCGGAAATTAAAGTCATGAAGCCGGAAGGGACGTATATGGTCTGGATGGACTGCCGCGCGATCTCCGATCGGCCTGAGGTGCTGAAGAAGCTGATGTTCGAGCAGGCGGGCGTCGCCTTCAGCGAGGGATCGGTCTTCGGCAGGCAGGGAGCCGGATGGCTCAGGGTCAACCTCGCCTGCCCGCGGTCGATTTTGACCGAGGGGTTAGAACGATTCGGCCGGGCTGTCCGCGCCTGCCTGGCGGAGCGATAA
- a CDS encoding PLP-dependent transferase → MKIESRLAQIGSRQEPVTGAVSFPIYQATAFRHPKLGQSTGFDYARTKSPTRTVLEEAFADLESGDAGFACSTGMAALQTIFTMFSQGDHLLVSLDLYGGTYRLIEQIMSRFGVTASYVDTNDIDAMTSLCTPSTKAVLIETPTNPLMMITDLERVCAWAKSKGLLTIVDNTLLTPFFQRPIELGADIVIHSATKYLGGHNDVLAGLIVTKGKELSERMAFLHNSIGAVLGAQDSWLLMRGIKTLALRMERHQENATRIASWLLEHEAVEDVYYPALPHHPGHDIQSRQSSGNTGIFSFRLKDARYVEPILRHVQLISFAESLGGVESLMTYPAVQTHADIPEEIRRRVGVDDRLLRFSVGIEHADDLIADLAQALDAAKRELGEA, encoded by the coding sequence ATGAAAATCGAGAGCCGTTTGGCGCAAATCGGGTCCCGGCAGGAGCCCGTAACGGGGGCGGTCAGCTTCCCGATCTATCAGGCGACAGCGTTCCGCCATCCGAAGCTTGGCCAGAGCACGGGCTTTGACTACGCCCGCACGAAAAGTCCGACCCGCACCGTGCTGGAGGAAGCGTTCGCCGATCTGGAATCGGGCGACGCCGGGTTTGCCTGCAGCACAGGCATGGCCGCGCTTCAGACCATTTTTACGATGTTCTCGCAGGGCGACCACCTGCTCGTATCGCTCGACCTGTACGGCGGCACGTACCGCCTGATCGAGCAGATCATGAGCCGGTTTGGCGTCACCGCCTCCTATGTCGATACGAACGACATCGACGCGATGACCTCGCTCTGCACGCCGAGCACGAAGGCGGTGCTGATCGAGACGCCGACGAATCCGCTCATGATGATTACCGACCTTGAGCGCGTCTGCGCCTGGGCGAAGTCGAAAGGGCTGCTGACGATCGTCGACAACACGCTGCTGACCCCGTTTTTTCAGCGGCCGATCGAGCTGGGCGCCGATATCGTCATCCACAGCGCGACCAAATACCTCGGCGGGCATAATGACGTCCTCGCCGGCCTTATTGTTACGAAAGGCAAAGAGCTGTCGGAGCGGATGGCGTTTCTGCACAACTCGATCGGAGCCGTTCTCGGCGCGCAGGATTCGTGGCTGCTTATGCGCGGCATAAAGACGCTGGCGCTGCGTATGGAGCGCCACCAGGAGAACGCGACCCGCATTGCAAGCTGGCTGCTTGAACACGAAGCGGTAGAGGACGTCTATTATCCCGCGCTGCCGCATCACCCGGGACATGACATTCAAAGCCGCCAATCGTCCGGCAACACCGGCATCTTCTCGTTCCGGCTGAAGGATGCCCGCTACGTCGAGCCGATTCTGCGGCACGTCCAACTCATTTCATTCGCGGAAAGCCTCGGCGGGGTGGAGTCGCTGATGACCTATCCGGCCGTTCAGACGCATGCCGACATTCCGGAGGAAATTCGCCGCCGCGTCGGCGTGGACGACCGGCTGCTGCGCTTCTCGGTCGGCATCGAGCATGCCGACGACCTGATCGCCGACCTGGCGCAGGCGCTGGATGCCGCCAAACGCGAGCTGGGGGAGGCTTAA
- the metA gene encoding homoserine O-acetyltransferase MetA, whose protein sequence is MPIKVPDHLPAKDILASENIFVMDESVAYHQDIRPLRIAILNLMPTKETTETQLLRLIGNTPLQVEAVLLRPKTHKSKNTSAEHLASFYKTFDEIAHEYFDGMIITGAPIEHLAFEEVNYWVELQTIMDWSVRHVTSTFHICWGAQAGLYHHYGIPKYELPAKLFGVFPHTIEKRNVPLLRGFDELFYVPQSRHTEVRREDIEAVSDLEILSTSPEAGVYLAASRNGRQIFVTGHSEYDPYTLKFEYDRDKAKGLRINVPKNYFPNDNPALAPLSSWRAHANLLYSNWLNYYVYQQTPYDLGAGI, encoded by the coding sequence ATGCCGATTAAAGTACCGGACCATTTACCCGCAAAAGACATTTTGGCATCGGAAAACATATTCGTGATGGACGAAAGCGTAGCCTATCATCAGGATATCCGGCCGTTGCGCATTGCCATTCTAAACCTGATGCCGACGAAGGAAACGACCGAAACCCAGCTGCTGCGCTTAATCGGCAATACGCCGCTGCAGGTGGAGGCGGTGCTGCTTCGCCCGAAAACGCACAAGTCGAAAAACACGTCCGCCGAACATCTGGCGTCGTTCTACAAAACGTTTGACGAAATCGCGCACGAATATTTTGACGGGATGATCATTACCGGCGCGCCGATCGAGCATTTGGCTTTCGAGGAAGTCAATTATTGGGTAGAGCTGCAGACGATCATGGACTGGAGCGTCCGCCACGTGACGTCCACGTTCCACATCTGCTGGGGCGCTCAGGCCGGCCTGTACCATCATTACGGCATCCCGAAATACGAGCTGCCCGCGAAGCTGTTCGGCGTCTTCCCGCATACGATCGAGAAGCGCAACGTGCCGCTGCTGCGCGGCTTCGACGAGCTGTTCTACGTCCCGCAATCCCGGCACACCGAGGTGCGGCGCGAGGATATCGAGGCGGTGTCCGATCTGGAAATATTGTCGACGTCGCCGGAAGCGGGCGTCTATCTCGCCGCCTCCCGGAACGGCAGGCAAATCTTCGTGACCGGCCATTCGGAATACGACCCGTACACGTTGAAATTCGAGTATGACCGCGACAAAGCGAAGGGGCTGCGCATCAACGTGCCGAAAAATTATTTTCCGAACGACAATCCCGCGCTTGCGCCGCTGTCAAGCTGGAGAGCGCATGCGAACCTGCTGTATTCGAACTGGCTGAACTACTATGTTTACCAGCAAACGCCTTACGATTTGGGGGCGGGCATCTAA
- the corA gene encoding magnesium/cobalt transporter CorA: protein MKIRLVNQGVFTPIEDIERTLQPPVEGFYWVDADVDDLAVLQPLFSLHDLAVEDCLSEEEQRPKIEIYEGHYFIVINSIRFDDEEIFLRALNIFLGRHFIITVTKTKINELRTLKPILWEEEVSRPDRFLYHLVDLVVDNYFTVGDRIEARIESLEEDILMHTKKSHLNEIIGLRSEILWLKKVLGPQKDVIATLNKKDLKLIDDQLQKYFSDIYENAVKIAETFDTYRDLMANLREAYQSSLANRANEIMRVFTALTTIFMPLTFITGIYGMNLEDIPGMHVRHGSYIILAVMLLLGFGMLYIFRKKDWL from the coding sequence ATGAAAATCCGTCTGGTGAATCAAGGCGTCTTTACGCCGATCGAAGACATCGAGAGAACGCTCCAGCCGCCTGTCGAGGGCTTCTACTGGGTCGATGCCGACGTCGACGATCTTGCGGTGCTTCAGCCGCTCTTCTCGCTGCACGATCTGGCGGTGGAGGATTGTTTGAGCGAGGAAGAGCAGCGGCCGAAAATCGAAATTTACGAAGGCCATTATTTTATCGTGATCAACAGCATCCGTTTCGACGATGAGGAAATTTTCCTGCGGGCGCTAAACATATTTCTCGGACGTCATTTCATTATTACGGTTACGAAAACGAAAATTAACGAGCTGCGAACGTTGAAGCCGATTTTGTGGGAAGAGGAAGTGAGCCGTCCCGACCGGTTTCTGTACCATCTCGTCGACCTCGTCGTCGACAACTACTTCACCGTCGGCGACCGGATCGAGGCTCGCATCGAGAGTCTCGAGGAAGACATCCTGATGCATACGAAGAAATCGCATCTGAACGAAATCATCGGTTTGCGAAGCGAAATTTTGTGGCTGAAGAAGGTGCTCGGTCCGCAGAAGGACGTCATCGCAACGCTCAACAAGAAGGACCTGAAGCTGATCGACGACCAGCTGCAAAAATATTTCAGCGATATTTATGAAAATGCCGTGAAGATCGCCGAGACGTTCGACACGTACCGCGATCTGATGGCGAACTTGCGCGAGGCGTACCAGTCGAGCCTGGCCAACCGGGCCAACGAAATCATGCGCGTCTTTACGGCGCTGACGACGATCTTCATGCCCCTCACCTTCATTACCGGCATTTACGGGATGAATCTTGAGGACATCCCCGGCATGCACGTGCGGCACGGTTCGTACATCATTCTCGCCGTCATGCTGCTGCTCGGATTCGGCATGCTGTATATATTCCGCAAGAAGGATTGGCTGTAA
- a CDS encoding MFS transporter: MDRKAVRGWLMYDWANSAFATTIMAAVMPIFYKTAAGAGLPGNTAENYWGYTQTAAMICVAVLSPILGAIADYSGSKVRFLTAFAVIGSLSCAAMGLVGQGDWLLASLLVVAGTIGYSAGNTFYDSLLTDLAPPEQRDSVSSKGYAIGYLGGGLLLLVNVVMIEGWSRLGFADKTEATQWVFVTVGVWWLLFSIPLIRSVKERKKGAPVTFGDAVRTGFSRIGRTMRTVRRYPELLKYMAAFWFFNDGINTVIIMATIYGSGIGINTTDLILALLITQFVGYPSTLLFIRVARRLGSKKALYVSLAVYIVIVVLGFFMTSAAHFYALAVMVGLVQGGSQAIARSMYANLTPPAKAAEFFGFLSLSSKFSSVAGPLVFSVVGTLTGSSRAAILSLVAFFVIGIALLATVNMEKGRQEALADS; this comes from the coding sequence GTGGATCGAAAAGCGGTGCGCGGCTGGCTGATGTACGACTGGGCGAATTCGGCGTTTGCCACAACAATTATGGCCGCCGTCATGCCCATCTTCTACAAAACGGCGGCGGGCGCCGGCCTGCCGGGCAACACGGCGGAAAATTATTGGGGGTATACACAGACGGCCGCGATGATCTGCGTGGCGGTGCTGTCGCCGATCTTGGGCGCCATCGCCGATTATTCGGGGTCGAAAGTGCGGTTTCTGACCGCATTTGCCGTCATCGGCTCGTTGTCCTGCGCGGCAATGGGCCTGGTCGGCCAAGGGGACTGGCTGCTGGCATCGCTTCTGGTCGTTGCCGGGACGATCGGTTATTCGGCCGGCAATACGTTCTACGACAGCCTGCTGACCGATTTGGCGCCGCCGGAGCAGCGGGACTCCGTCAGTTCGAAGGGGTATGCGATCGGCTATTTGGGCGGGGGACTGCTGCTGCTCGTGAACGTCGTCATGATCGAAGGCTGGAGCCGGCTCGGCTTTGCCGATAAAACGGAGGCGACGCAGTGGGTGTTCGTGACGGTTGGCGTCTGGTGGCTGCTGTTTTCGATTCCGTTGATCCGCAGCGTCAAGGAGCGGAAGAAGGGAGCGCCCGTCACCTTCGGCGATGCCGTCCGGACGGGCTTCAGCCGGATCGGCCGGACGATGCGGACCGTCAGACGTTACCCGGAGCTGCTGAAGTATATGGCGGCGTTTTGGTTCTTTAACGACGGGATCAATACCGTCATCATCATGGCGACGATTTACGGAAGCGGGATCGGGATCAACACGACCGACTTAATTTTGGCGCTGCTCATTACTCAGTTTGTCGGGTATCCCAGCACGCTGCTGTTCATTCGCGTGGCCAGGCGGTTAGGCTCGAAGAAAGCGCTGTACGTCTCCCTGGCCGTCTATATCGTCATTGTCGTGCTCGGCTTTTTCATGACGAGCGCCGCGCATTTTTACGCGCTGGCCGTCATGGTCGGGCTGGTGCAGGGCGGCAGCCAGGCGATCGCCCGCTCGATGTACGCCAATTTAACGCCGCCGGCGAAAGCGGCGGAATTTTTCGGGTTTCTCAGCCTGTCGAGCAAGTTCTCTTCAGTTGCAGGGCCGCTTGTGTTTTCCGTGGTCGGCACGCTGACGGGCAGCAGCCGGGCCGCGATTTTGTCCTTGGTCGCCTTTTTCGTCATCGGCATTGCGCTGCTGGCGACCGTCAATATGGAGAAGGGGCGGCAAGAGGCGCTGGCGGATTCATAA